A genomic window from Fusarium oxysporum Fo47 chromosome VIII, complete sequence includes:
- a CDS encoding YPT1_NEUCR GTP-binding protein ypt1, translating into MNPEYDYLFKLLLIGDSGVGKSCLLLRFADDTYTESYISTIGVDFKIRTIELDGKTVKLQIWDTAGQERFRTITSSYYRGAHGICVVYDVTDMDSFNNVKQWLQEIDRYATEGVNKLLVGNKSDMSDKKVVEYSVAKEFADSLGIPFLETSAKNASNVEQAFLTMARQIKERMGTTTANNTKPSVQVGQGQGVGSSSNNSCC; encoded by the exons ATGAACCCTGA ATACGACTATCtcttcaagctcctcctcatcggAGACTCCGGTGTTGGAAAGTCTTGTCTTCTCCTGCGATTCGCCGATGACACCTACACCGAGTCCTACATCTCTACCATCGGTGTCGATTTC AAAATCCGAACAATAGAGCTCGATGGCAAGACCGTCAAGCTTCAGATT TGGGATACCGCCGGTCAGGAGCGTTTCCGAACCATCACCTCTTCCTACTACCGTGGTGCCCACGGCATCTGCGTCGTCTACGATGTTACCGACATGGACTCATTCAACAACGTCAAGCAATGGCTCCAGGAAATTGACCGATACGCCACTGAGGGTGTCAACAAGCTGCTGGTCGGCAACAAGAGCGATATGTCAGACAAGAAGGTCGTTGAGTACAGCGTAGCCAAG GAATTCGCCGACAGCCTGGGAATTCCTTTCCTTGAGACTTCGGCCAAGAATGCCAGCAACGTTGAGCAGGCTTTCTTGACCATGGCCCGCCAGATCAAGGAGCGCATGGGCACCACAacagccaacaacaccaagcccaGCGTGCAAGTCGGCCAAGGCCAGGGCGTCGGATCctcctccaacaacagcTGCTGCTAA